Proteins encoded together in one Ruminococcaceae bacterium KH2T8 window:
- a CDS encoding diguanylate cyclase (GGDEF) domain-containing protein yields the protein MRICAFIGDMYRDYSSAIIKILQRESAERGHQLDIFGNCAVPSENPLHAEGLKSILSLPDLTLYDGIFLCSDTLNHAGMNKKLLDNLRSTETELPPIISLRSAEEGFYNILPDNRQLMYEVARHVISLCKTDDIGFVTGRDDLKDSFERRAGFEEAMREMGYDINEDLVFHGNYWVNQGPETADFFIREDGSLPKAIVCSNDYMAWGLIDELVIRGYKIPQDVMVTGIDNQPTSDKRIPSLTTSEISEETLVRIALNSLEKVVAGEEISKTIHVPGHLIIRESTGGTTDRDINEAYSLLDYMQKEYYGKALAFVILNSDYGESLSYSDAIDITLDYLSDTRLFKRCFLVRHLENDREIIGYCDGNGKHVERITFPADRLLPVYFDEERTIVRIYLPIYYKNVVYGYTVLELDPDAEQFIDEKIEFTIMLFGQTLNRLDLYEKLFEAEDIMDLYIRDALTGVYNRRGFENSISPLLKNDDENRPKIAVASIDMDRLKYINDNFGHSAGDEAIKAIANCIGSTLNEGEFVARMGGDEFEAVLILDSNERIGHFIRSFRKAIEEANEKLNAEYTLSASIGICEVADWNSLMDSMDKADDAMYIEKKIKKNRDLL from the coding sequence ATGCGTATCTGTGCATTTATCGGTGACATGTACCGAGATTATTCGTCTGCGATCATCAAGATATTGCAGCGCGAATCTGCCGAGCGCGGACATCAGCTGGACATATTCGGCAACTGTGCGGTGCCGAGTGAGAACCCTCTGCATGCCGAGGGTCTTAAAAGCATACTTTCATTACCCGACCTGACCTTATACGACGGTATCTTCCTGTGTTCGGATACATTAAACCACGCAGGCATGAACAAGAAACTCCTCGACAACTTAAGATCCACCGAAACGGAGCTTCCTCCGATCATCAGCCTGAGATCTGCCGAAGAGGGATTTTATAACATACTCCCCGATAACCGTCAGCTGATGTATGAGGTCGCAAGGCACGTCATATCGCTGTGCAAGACCGATGACATCGGATTCGTCACGGGACGCGACGACTTAAAGGATTCTTTCGAGAGGCGCGCGGGATTTGAAGAGGCCATGCGCGAGATGGGATACGACATCAACGAAGATCTTGTCTTCCACGGCAATTACTGGGTCAATCAGGGCCCCGAGACAGCCGATTTCTTTATCCGCGAAGACGGCTCGCTCCCCAAGGCGATAGTCTGTTCCAATGACTATATGGCGTGGGGACTTATCGACGAACTGGTCATCAGAGGTTACAAGATCCCACAGGACGTAATGGTCACGGGTATAGATAATCAGCCCACGTCGGATAAGAGGATCCCTTCTCTTACAACCTCCGAGATTTCGGAAGAAACGCTCGTCAGGATAGCTCTAAACAGTCTCGAGAAAGTAGTTGCAGGCGAAGAGATAAGTAAGACCATCCATGTCCCGGGACATCTGATCATCAGGGAGAGCACGGGCGGCACGACAGACCGCGATATCAACGAAGCCTATTCGCTCCTCGACTACATGCAGAAAGAATACTATGGCAAGGCTCTCGCTTTCGTGATCCTCAATTCCGATTACGGCGAGTCCCTCTCTTATTCGGATGCCATAGACATAACTCTTGATTATCTGAGCGACACGAGGCTGTTCAAGAGATGCTTCCTCGTAAGGCACCTCGAGAATGACCGTGAGATCATCGGTTATTGTGACGGCAACGGCAAGCATGTCGAAAGGATCACATTCCCGGCCGATCGGCTGTTGCCCGTATACTTCGACGAAGAAAGGACGATCGTCAGGATCTATCTGCCCATCTACTACAAGAACGTAGTATACGGTTATACCGTTCTGGAACTCGATCCCGATGCCGAGCAGTTCATAGACGAAAAGATCGAGTTCACCATCATGCTCTTCGGTCAGACTCTGAACAGGCTCGATCTCTATGAGAAGCTCTTCGAAGCCGAGGACATAATGGACCTCTACATAAGGGATGCACTGACGGGAGTCTATAACAGGAGAGGATTCGAGAACAGTATCTCCCCTCTTCTTAAGAACGACGATGAGAACAGGCCCAAGATCGCCGTCGCGAGCATCGATATGGACAGGCTCAAGTATATAAACGACAACTTCGGACATTCCGCCGGAGACGAGGCTATCAAGGCCATCGCGAACTGCATCGGTTCTACGCTGAACGAAGGAGAGTTCGTGGCAAGGATGGGCGGAGACGAATTCGAAGCCGTACTGATCCTTGATTCCAACGAGAGGATAGGTCACTTCATCCGTTCGTTCAGAAAGGCCATAGAGGAAGCAAACGAGAAGCTCAATGCCGAGTATACCCTGAGCGCGAGTATCGGCATATGTGAGGTCGCCGACTGGAATTCGCTCATGGACAGCATGGATAAGGCAGACGATGCCATG
- a CDS encoding Beta-xylosidase, whose translation MQPVRGKNPILMTDIPDPDVICVDGTFYMITTTMHFMPGGEILRSYDLINWEHASYVFDSIDGTAGQRLEGDEHIYGKGMWAGSIRHHGGEFYVAFSCNDTQKTYIYRSPSVNGPWTRIVTEGFYYDLSLLFDEDRVYVVHGNKDVYITELDKDLKAPKEGGLKRLLVSDTQAKILGYEGSHIYKIDGRYYLFLIHSLPDRWRRVEAMFSADSLDGEFVGGDILDTDLGDRHDGAAQGGIVEGPEGVWHAVLFRDNGALGRIPVVVPVRKENGGFTFETDIREIETTSLRPDYKYRPLVGSDDFRGTSDDKEEYGSFGFKSFWQFNHEPDLSLVDRDPEAGKVTIRTDKLSSDMTHARNTLTQRTVGPRCSAEVTVDLSSLSEGDTAGLAILQGKYAYVGITRRNDGYHAVMYSEDKEIESFAIGGNEIRLRAECDFEDGRDEVRFLIDTGDGFRSIGDVHKMQFTLDHFTGARFALFVMSEKTVGGQAAFSDFRYFR comes from the coding sequence ATGCAGCCTGTCCGAGGGAAGAATCCAATACTCATGACCGATATCCCGGATCCCGACGTGATCTGTGTCGACGGCACTTTTTACATGATCACGACTACGATGCATTTTATGCCGGGAGGAGAGATCTTAAGGTCATATGATCTCATCAACTGGGAGCATGCTTCCTATGTATTTGACAGCATAGACGGAACTGCGGGACAAAGGCTCGAAGGTGATGAGCATATATACGGCAAGGGCATGTGGGCAGGTTCCATCCGCCATCACGGGGGAGAGTTCTACGTGGCTTTCTCATGTAATGACACGCAAAAGACCTATATCTACCGTTCGCCTTCCGTGAACGGTCCCTGGACAAGGATCGTGACCGAAGGCTTTTACTACGATCTCTCGCTCCTTTTTGACGAAGACAGGGTATATGTAGTTCACGGTAACAAAGACGTATACATCACGGAGCTCGATAAGGATCTGAAGGCGCCGAAGGAAGGGGGACTTAAAAGGCTCCTGGTAAGCGATACGCAGGCGAAGATCCTGGGATACGAGGGTTCACATATCTATAAGATCGACGGCAGATATTATCTGTTCCTCATACACTCGCTGCCCGACAGATGGAGAAGGGTCGAGGCCATGTTCTCCGCTGATTCGTTAGACGGAGAGTTCGTCGGAGGAGATATCCTTGATACCGACCTCGGTGACAGACACGACGGCGCAGCGCAGGGCGGTATAGTAGAAGGTCCCGAAGGTGTATGGCATGCAGTCCTCTTCAGGGATAACGGTGCGCTCGGGCGTATCCCCGTGGTAGTTCCGGTCCGTAAGGAAAACGGAGGGTTTACTTTCGAGACGGATATACGCGAGATCGAAACGACCTCTCTTCGTCCTGACTATAAGTACAGGCCGCTAGTCGGAAGCGATGACTTCAGGGGCACATCCGACGATAAGGAAGAATACGGAAGCTTCGGATTCAAGAGCTTCTGGCAGTTCAACCACGAGCCTGACCTGTCTCTGGTTGACAGAGATCCCGAGGCAGGTAAAGTAACGATCAGGACCGACAAGCTCAGCTCTGACATGACACATGCGAGGAATACTCTTACCCAAAGGACGGTCGGTCCGCGCTGCTCAGCTGAAGTTACGGTCGATCTTTCTTCGCTTAGCGAAGGCGATACCGCAGGACTTGCGATCCTTCAGGGTAAATATGCATATGTCGGCATAACCCGAAGAAACGACGGATACCATGCCGTTATGTATTCGGAGGATAAGGAGATCGAGTCTTTCGCTATCGGAGGAAATGAAATCAGGCTTCGCGCCGAGTGCGACTTTGAAGACGGCAGGGATGAAGTGAGATTCCTGATCGACACGGGTGACGGCTTCAGGTCGATCGGAGACGTTCATAAGATGCAGTTTACTCTCGATCACTTTACGGGAGCACGATTCGCACTCTTTGTAATGTCCGAAAAGACTGTCGGAGGACAGGCGGCGTTTTCGGATTTCAGGTACTTTAGATAA
- a CDS encoding CDP-Glycerol:Poly(glycerophosphate) glycerophosphotransferase, translating into MLLYIDPGTGSMLFTILIGIVGFLVYLFKVFWIKLKFLFTSGKQNKMEGNKIPYLIFAEVKRYWEVFKPICDEFEKRGIDVVYWTSSPDDPALEQKYEHVKFEFVGEGNKAFAKLNLVNASVVIATTPGLEVYQWKRSKFADHYIHILHMPNDVASYRMFGTDYFDSVLLSGEYQIDQIRELEEKRNLPSKDLALTGIPYMDNLMIKAQAAKPEKSDKTTVLLAPSWGESAIFSRYGSKIITELVKTGYDIIIRPHPQTFVSEKEMIEKIMKEYPDNDQIRWDRNPDNFDSLNKADILISDFSGVFFDFALVFDKPIIYADTSFDPICYDYSWLDEEPWTYSILPYLGKQLTADNMGDIKSIIDDCLNDNKYKEGRDKARAETWVNIGHGAEKTVDFIVNKYNEINKKAEAEEKKDKKDKKDKKSES; encoded by the coding sequence ATGCTTTTATATATAGATCCCGGTACGGGAAGCATGCTCTTTACGATCCTTATCGGTATCGTCGGCTTCCTTGTTTACCTCTTTAAGGTCTTTTGGATCAAGCTCAAGTTCTTATTTACGAGCGGCAAGCAGAACAAGATGGAGGGCAACAAGATCCCCTATCTTATCTTCGCCGAGGTAAAGCGCTACTGGGAAGTCTTTAAGCCCATCTGTGACGAGTTCGAGAAGAGGGGCATAGATGTTGTCTACTGGACATCTTCTCCTGACGATCCCGCTCTTGAGCAGAAGTATGAGCATGTAAAGTTCGAGTTCGTAGGCGAGGGAAATAAGGCTTTCGCTAAGCTCAACCTCGTTAATGCTTCCGTCGTCATCGCTACTACTCCGGGTCTTGAGGTCTATCAGTGGAAGAGGTCGAAGTTTGCTGATCACTATATCCACATCCTTCACATGCCTAACGACGTTGCGAGCTACAGGATGTTCGGTACGGACTATTTCGATTCCGTTCTCCTGTCGGGTGAATACCAGATCGATCAGATCAGGGAACTCGAGGAAAAGCGTAATCTTCCTTCGAAGGATCTTGCCCTTACGGGTATTCCTTATATGGACAATCTCATGATCAAGGCTCAGGCTGCAAAGCCTGAGAAGAGCGATAAGACCACGGTCCTCCTTGCTCCTTCCTGGGGTGAGAGTGCGATCTTCAGCCGCTACGGTTCAAAGATCATCACGGAGCTCGTGAAGACGGGTTATGACATAATTATCAGACCCCATCCTCAGACTTTCGTATCCGAGAAAGAGATGATCGAGAAGATCATGAAGGAATATCCCGATAATGATCAGATCCGTTGGGACAGAAATCCCGATAACTTCGATTCTCTCAATAAGGCAGATATCCTTATCTCCGATTTCTCGGGTGTATTCTTCGACTTTGCTCTCGTATTCGATAAGCCTATCATCTATGCCGATACGTCATTTGATCCTATCTGCTACGACTACAGCTGGCTCGATGAAGAACCCTGGACATACTCGATCCTTCCTTATCTCGGTAAGCAGCTTACTGCCGATAACATGGGTGACATCAAGTCCATAATCGACGATTGCCTTAACGACAATAAGTACAAAGAGGGAAGAGACAAGGCACGTGCCGAGACATGGGTGAACATCGGTCATGGTGCTGAAAAGACTGTCGACTTCATCGTGAACAAGTATAACGAGATCAATAAGAAGGCCGAAGCAGAAGAGAAGAAAGACAAAAAGGATAAGAAGGATAAGAAGTCCGAGTCTTAA
- a CDS encoding diguanylate cyclase (GGDEF) domain-containing protein, with product MKICAFIGDMYRDYSAAIIIELKKKAWERGHSLDIFGNCSVPTENPLHVEGLKSILNIPPLKDYDGIILCADTLNHFGMNKELIDRLSTADDLPPIISLRSDEAGFYNIVPDNRQIMHDITALVLSKVEGDDIGFVTGRDDLLDSAERRAGFEDAMKEAGRKVSENLIFHGNYWIDQGPQQADFYIRPDGTLPKAIICSNDYMAIALMDELILRGYSIPKDTMITGVDNMESSAVHIPSLTTSEISETTLADSAIDSLEKILSGKDVDFYINVPGTLIERESTGKSDEGNDIQEAFRQLEIIKKTNLDKSREFVLISMDYEDALSVDKCFEITLNYLKSLEVFRSCYLCRHRENDRELGGYYLDNKEPKVDSIPFPSNRLLPEGFGGKAGDSSVTIYLPIHYRNEVYGYCVCEFDPKADEFIDEKIELVMVIFGQALNRIAMYNKLFEVEDIMDLYVKDALTGLYNRRGFDQKISALFDSSSKNKYGIAVASIDMDGLKYINDTFGHSEGDKAITGIAECIKKALDPNEFVARMGGDEFEAVLVIDNPGRVGQFIRTLRTEIKNANEVLDAEYVLSASIGTCEVSEWSMLMECMNKADKAMYLEKKTKKAGRGEAPR from the coding sequence ATGAAGATATGCGCTTTTATCGGTGACATGTACCGTGACTATTCTGCTGCGATAATAATAGAGCTCAAGAAGAAGGCCTGGGAAAGAGGACATTCCCTCGATATTTTCGGAAACTGTTCGGTTCCGACGGAGAACCCTCTCCACGTTGAGGGTCTTAAGAGCATCCTTAATATCCCTCCCCTTAAGGATTATGACGGTATCATCCTCTGTGCGGATACCCTTAATCATTTCGGTATGAACAAGGAGCTGATCGACAGGCTCAGCACCGCCGATGACCTCCCTCCCATCATCAGCCTCAGGTCAGATGAAGCGGGATTCTATAATATCGTCCCCGATAACAGACAGATAATGCACGATATCACGGCTTTGGTACTCAGCAAGGTCGAGGGCGACGATATCGGATTCGTGACCGGTCGTGACGATCTTCTCGACTCCGCCGAGAGACGTGCGGGATTTGAGGACGCCATGAAGGAAGCAGGCCGAAAGGTCAGCGAAAATCTTATATTCCACGGCAATTACTGGATCGATCAGGGTCCCCAGCAGGCTGATTTCTATATCCGTCCCGACGGAACGCTCCCCAAGGCGATCATCTGTTCGAACGACTATATGGCCATCGCCCTGATGGACGAACTTATCCTCAGGGGCTACAGCATCCCGAAAGACACCATGATCACGGGTGTCGACAACATGGAATCCTCGGCCGTACACATCCCGTCACTTACGACATCGGAGATCTCGGAGACAACGCTCGCGGATTCGGCTATCGATTCGCTCGAGAAGATACTTTCGGGCAAGGACGTCGATTTCTACATCAACGTTCCCGGTACCCTGATCGAAAGGGAGAGCACCGGCAAATCCGATGAAGGGAACGATATCCAGGAAGCCTTCAGACAGCTCGAGATCATCAAGAAGACGAATCTCGATAAGTCCAGGGAATTCGTTCTCATAAGCATGGATTACGAGGATGCCCTTTCAGTGGATAAGTGTTTTGAGATCACTTTGAACTATCTTAAGAGCCTTGAGGTATTCCGTTCCTGTTACCTCTGCAGACACAGAGAGAACGACCGCGAACTCGGCGGATATTATCTTGATAACAAAGAGCCCAAGGTCGACAGCATACCGTTCCCGAGCAACAGGCTCCTTCCCGAAGGATTCGGTGGCAAGGCAGGCGATTCGTCCGTTACGATCTACCTTCCGATCCACTACCGAAATGAAGTCTACGGTTACTGCGTATGCGAATTCGATCCGAAAGCAGATGAATTCATCGACGAAAAGATCGAACTCGTAATGGTCATCTTCGGTCAGGCGCTCAACAGGATCGCGATGTACAATAAGCTCTTCGAGGTCGAGGATATCATGGATCTCTACGTCAAGGATGCTCTCACGGGTCTTTATAACAGACGAGGCTTTGACCAGAAGATCTCCGCCTTGTTCGACTCCAGCAGCAAGAACAAATACGGTATTGCAGTTGCGAGCATCGATATGGACGGCCTCAAGTACATCAACGATACGTTCGGACACTCCGAGGGCGATAAGGCTATCACGGGTATCGCCGAGTGCATCAAGAAGGCATTGGATCCCAATGAGTTCGTAGCAAGGATGGGCGGCGACGAATTCGAGGCCGTACTTGTCATCGATAATCCCGGCAGAGTCGGGCAGTTCATCAGAACCCTGAGAACCGAGATCAAGAACGCCAACGAAGTACTCGATGCCGAATATGTCCTGAGCGCCAGCATCGGTACGTGCGAGGTCAGCGAATGGAGCATGCTCATGGAATGTATGAACAAGGCTGATAAGGCTATGTATCTTGAGAAGAAGACAAAGAAGGCCGGCAGAGGTGAAGCTCCCCGATGA
- a CDS encoding xylulokinase, which translates to MRYIGVDLGTSAVKLLLMTGEGEILKIVSREYPVSFPKNGWSEQDPEDWYKQTVDGIKELVASTGDGEIAGISVAGQMHGLVTLDSDDKVIRKAILWNDGRSQEESDWLNTEISKRKLTELTGNISYAGFTAPKILWMKKNEPENFSRISKIMLPKDYLTYMFTGVCASDPSDASGTLFYDVKNRCWSKEMCDILGITEAQLPKVYESYEKVGEVKPELCKELGITSTCIVAAGAGDNAGAAVGMGIVGEGKCNISLGTSGTVFISSNSFSEDFENHLHSFAHSDGAYHVMGCILSAASCNKWWLEEICETNDYGREGGLIKEENLGKNRIYFLPYLMGERSPINDTDARSAFVGMSMDTTRGEMTQAVYEGVSFALRDCLEAAKEMGINVTESCVCGGGSKSKIWLKILSDILGIRLSQTDNTEGPSFGAAILASVANGEYASVSEACSKLIKVTQSVDPDAEQVKLYEERYQEYKKIYPALKETYAFIAGRRD; encoded by the coding sequence ATGAGATACATTGGCGTTGACCTCGGTACTTCAGCGGTTAAGCTCCTGCTCATGACGGGCGAAGGCGAGATCCTTAAGATCGTATCGAGAGAGTATCCGGTCAGTTTCCCCAAGAACGGCTGGTCCGAGCAGGACCCCGAAGATTGGTACAAGCAGACAGTAGACGGAATCAAAGAGTTGGTAGCATCCACAGGTGACGGCGAGATCGCGGGTATTTCCGTGGCAGGTCAGATGCACGGTCTGGTAACATTGGACAGCGATGATAAGGTCATCAGAAAGGCTATCCTCTGGAACGACGGAAGATCCCAGGAGGAATCCGACTGGCTCAACACCGAGATCAGCAAGAGAAAGCTCACGGAGCTTACGGGTAATATTTCTTATGCGGGCTTTACGGCTCCCAAGATCCTCTGGATGAAGAAGAACGAACCCGAGAACTTCAGCAGGATCAGCAAGATCATGCTTCCCAAGGATTATCTTACATATATGTTTACGGGCGTATGTGCTTCGGATCCTTCCGATGCATCAGGAACGCTCTTCTATGATGTAAAGAACAGATGCTGGTCCAAGGAGATGTGCGACATCCTGGGCATCACCGAAGCTCAGCTTCCCAAGGTATACGAAAGCTACGAGAAGGTAGGCGAGGTTAAGCCTGAGCTCTGCAAGGAACTCGGTATCACGAGCACATGTATCGTAGCGGCAGGTGCTGGCGATAACGCAGGCGCTGCAGTAGGTATGGGTATCGTAGGAGAAGGCAAGTGCAATATCTCCCTCGGTACATCCGGTACGGTATTTATCAGCTCGAATTCCTTCAGCGAGGACTTCGAGAATCACCTTCATTCATTTGCTCACTCTGACGGAGCATATCATGTAATGGGTTGTATCCTGAGTGCCGCTTCCTGTAACAAGTGGTGGCTCGAGGAGATCTGCGAGACTAACGATTACGGCAGAGAAGGCGGACTTATCAAGGAAGAGAACCTCGGTAAGAACAGGATCTATTTCCTTCCTTACCTTATGGGTGAAAGATCCCCTATCAATGATACAGACGCAAGATCCGCATTCGTAGGCATGAGCATGGATACCACAAGAGGTGAGATGACTCAGGCTGTTTACGAGGGCGTATCCTTCGCACTCCGTGATTGCCTTGAGGCAGCTAAGGAGATGGGTATCAACGTAACAGAGTCCTGCGTATGCGGCGGCGGCTCCAAGAGTAAGATCTGGCTCAAGATCCTTTCCGATATCCTCGGCATCAGGCTCAGCCAGACAGATAATACCGAGGGTCCTTCTTTCGGTGCGGCTATACTTGCAAGTGTTGCAAACGGTGAATATGCAAGCGTAAGTGAGGCTTGCTCCAAGCTCATCAAGGTAACTCAGAGTGTCGATCCCGACGCCGAGCAGGTAAAGCTCTATGAAGAGAGATATCAGGAATATAAGAAGATCTATCCTGCTCTCAAAGAAACATATGCGTTTATCGCCGGAAGGAGAGACTAA
- a CDS encoding L-fucose isomerase: protein MFNAPKAKIGIVAVSRDCFPESLSVNRRKALIDAYTKKYGADDIYECPICIVESEIHMKQALADVQAAGCNALCVYLGNFGPEISETMLAQQFDGPVMFCAAAEETQNDLIGGRGDAYCGMLNASYNLKIRGVKAYIPEYPVGDAEDCADMIKEFVPIARALYALKNLKIISFGPRPQNFFACNAPIEPLYRMGVEIEENSELDLFESFKNHEGDERIPAKIKEMEEELGAGNKKPEILGKLAQYELTLLDWIEAHKGSKQFVAIAGKCWPAFQTQFKFVPCYVNSRLTGMGIPVSCEVDIYGALSEYIGYCVSEDIVTLLDINNSVPKDMYEESIKGKFDYKHTDTFMGFHCGNTCSKKLAACEMKNQMIMARALPVEVTNGTLEGDIAPGDITFFRLQSTSDAQIRAYVAEGEVLPVATKSFGGIGVFAIPEMGRFYRHVLIQNNFPHHGAVAFGHFGKALYEVFKYLGLEGTDLGFARKAGDLYPSENPFA from the coding sequence ATGTTTAATGCACCCAAGGCAAAGATCGGTATCGTAGCTGTAAGCCGTGACTGTTTCCCGGAGTCACTCTCCGTTAACAGAAGAAAGGCACTTATCGACGCTTACACAAAGAAGTACGGCGCAGATGATATCTATGAGTGCCCTATTTGTATCGTAGAGTCAGAGATCCACATGAAGCAGGCTCTTGCAGACGTTCAGGCTGCAGGTTGTAATGCTCTTTGCGTATATCTCGGTAACTTCGGACCCGAGATCTCCGAGACAATGCTCGCTCAGCAGTTCGACGGTCCCGTTATGTTCTGCGCAGCAGCTGAGGAGACACAGAATGACCTTATCGGCGGCAGAGGCGATGCTTACTGCGGTATGCTCAACGCTTCTTACAACCTTAAGATCCGTGGCGTAAAGGCTTACATCCCCGAGTATCCCGTTGGTGATGCAGAGGATTGCGCTGACATGATCAAGGAATTCGTTCCTATCGCAAGAGCTCTTTACGCTCTTAAGAACCTTAAGATCATTTCTTTCGGTCCCCGTCCTCAGAACTTCTTCGCTTGTAACGCTCCTATCGAGCCCCTTTACAGAATGGGTGTAGAGATCGAGGAGAACTCCGAGCTTGATCTTTTCGAGTCCTTCAAGAACCACGAGGGTGACGAGAGAATCCCTGCTAAGATCAAGGAAATGGAAGAGGAGCTTGGTGCAGGCAACAAGAAGCCCGAGATCCTCGGCAAGCTTGCTCAGTACGAGCTTACACTCCTTGACTGGATCGAGGCTCACAAGGGTTCCAAGCAGTTTGTTGCTATCGCAGGTAAGTGCTGGCCCGCATTCCAGACACAGTTCAAGTTCGTTCCCTGCTATGTAAACTCCAGACTTACAGGTATGGGTATCCCCGTATCTTGTGAGGTTGATATCTACGGTGCTCTTTCCGAGTACATCGGTTACTGCGTATCCGAGGATATCGTTACACTTCTCGATATCAACAACTCCGTACCTAAGGATATGTACGAAGAGTCCATCAAGGGCAAGTTCGACTACAAGCACACAGATACATTCATGGGCTTCCACTGTGGTAACACATGCTCCAAGAAGCTTGCTGCATGCGAGATGAAGAACCAGATGATCATGGCTAGAGCACTTCCCGTTGAGGTTACAAACGGTACTCTCGAGGGTGATATCGCTCCCGGTGACATCACATTCTTCAGACTTCAGTCTACATCTGATGCTCAGATCAGAGCTTACGTTGCAGAGGGTGAGGTTCTCCCTGTTGCTACTAAGTCCTTCGGTGGTATCGGTGTATTCGCTATCCCTGAGATGGGCAGATTCTACCGTCACGTTCTTATCCAGAACAACTTCCCTCACCACGGTGCCGTTGCTTTCGGTCACTTCGGAAAGGCTCTTTACGAAGTATTCAAGTACCTCGGCCTCGAGGGCACAGATCTCGGATTCGCACGTAAGGCAGGAGACCTTTATCCTTCCGAGAATCCCTTTGCTTGA
- a CDS encoding transketolase, whose amino-acid sequence MTDIELKATAAKVREGIVTAVFSAASGHPGGSLSAADMYTYLFFEEMNIDPKNPKDPKRDRFVLSKGHTSPGYYSALANRGFFPVEDLKTFRKLGSYLQGHPCMNETPGVDMSSGSLGQGLSAATGMALAGKLKGEDYRVYTLLGDGEIQEGQIWEASMFAGAHNLDNLCVIVDNNDLQIDGRVADVCNIYPIDKKFEAFNFNVINIDGHDFAQIRDALNKARETKGKPTAIIMKTTKGKGVSFMEDNAGWHGKAPNAEEYEKAIAEIRSAI is encoded by the coding sequence ATGACTGACATTGAACTTAAAGCAACCGCGGCTAAGGTCCGCGAAGGAATTGTTACGGCAGTGTTCAGCGCCGCTTCGGGTCACCCGGGCGGATCGCTGTCCGCAGCTGACATGTACACATATCTCTTCTTCGAGGAGATGAACATCGACCCCAAGAATCCTAAGGATCCCAAGCGTGACAGATTCGTTCTTTCCAAGGGACACACATCTCCCGGATACTATTCTGCTCTCGCTAACAGAGGTTTCTTCCCCGTAGAGGATCTTAAGACTTTCAGAAAGCTCGGTTCATATCTTCAGGGTCACCCCTGCATGAACGAGACTCCCGGCGTAGACATGAGCTCCGGTTCACTCGGCCAGGGTCTTTCCGCTGCAACGGGTATGGCTCTCGCAGGAAAGCTCAAGGGTGAGGATTACAGAGTTTATACTCTCCTTGGTGACGGTGAGATCCAGGAAGGTCAGATCTGGGAAGCATCAATGTTCGCCGGTGCACACAACCTTGATAACCTCTGCGTTATCGTTGATAACAATGACCTTCAGATCGACGGTCGTGTAGCTGATGTATGTAACATCTATCCTATCGACAAGAAGTTCGAAGCATTCAACTTCAACGTTATCAACATCGACGGTCATGATTTTGCTCAGATCAGAGATGCTTTGAATAAGGCTCGTGAGACAAAGGGCAAGCCCACTGCTATCATCATGAAGACCACTAAGGGTAAGGGTGTTTCCTTCATGGAAGACAACGCAGGATGGCATGGTAAGGCTCCTAATGCCGAAGAGTATGAGAAAGCGATCGCTGAGATCAGATCAGCAATCTGA